From one Musa acuminata AAA Group cultivar baxijiao chromosome BXJ2-6, Cavendish_Baxijiao_AAA, whole genome shotgun sequence genomic stretch:
- the LOC135613661 gene encoding uncharacterized protein LOC135613661, producing the protein MKREGRQHGTVRSSAILPAESDPRPNNARVPNHVGAPPAAGFFAKAPSRPTNHSRCTARCRRERCKDCHFSPVSKSRDKAKGAHKLRSCDVVLNHRLVLWRVVDGGRLPSSRKISASEIVDHLYASSQHEGDDYDDQNMEEGAGYGHGGPLLEAVDPKEGHSGAKYEETGESSTDSDEDSEIGFHMIGVTREYSDGEDWLVVDEI; encoded by the coding sequence ATGAAGAGGGAGGGGAGGCAGCATGGCACGGTGAGGAGCTCCGCCATCTTACCTGCGGAATCCGATCCGAGGCCTAATAACGCCAGGGTCCCCAACCACGTCGGCGCCCCTCCGGCCGCCGGGTTCTTTGCTAAGGCGCCGTCGCGGCCGACGAACCACTCCAGGTGCACCGCCAGGTGCCGCAGGGAGAGGTGTAAGGACTGCCATTTCAGTCCCGTGTCCAAGTCCAGGGACAAGGCCAAAGGAGCGCACAAGCTCCGGTCGTGCGATGTGGTGCTCAACCACCGGCTGGTGTTGTGGAGGGTGGTCGATGGCGGAAGATTGCCGAGCTCCAGAAAGATCTCCGCCAGCGAGATCGTTGACCATTTGTACGCTTCTAGTCAGCACGAAGGAGATGATTATGATGACCAGAACATGGAAGAAGGTGCAGGTTATGGCCATGGAGGACCTCTTTTGGAGGCTGTTGATCCAAAGGAGGGACACAGTGGTGCTAAATATGAAGAGACGGGGGAGAGCAGCACTGACAGTGATGAAGACAGTGAAATAGGTTTCCATATGATTGGAGTAACCCGGGAATACTCTGATGGAGAAGACTGGCTTGTGGTGGACGAGATCTGA
- the LOC135581055 gene encoding uncharacterized protein LOC135581055 yields MAMDRPSLHQPPHATAFPVFIDSSLGTNLAMSVSPDDTVADLKRKIRIEHTLCFPDVGEVSVQALKVKRRGAFYHLSNTMLVRSAFDGSKATWFLHVDVVPTSISKCQGTAEHFENQTMEQLDDSHQILVDPSRNLDEDRLPGRKDISVDDMSNVNEKHAELVGHVDLSKQKPGSCQIECLMNTSCDQFATHNHNVEQSTQVHQLERPEIDVENQVHESDGRVKEATKLSAIPNSGLSFDQANKEGRENKVPELGDFDGESVPVGTEGKSTKRNDVERNDHFINANSEHVLSGNKMGNQRKANSVEEHTSTYNVGGALGGKATSTMGKLPSEVNTVAGKAILVSPEELYSKLRDGDPNLIEHRTDDKKKSKKRRHSSKSQQTEAASDMQSNDPDMALPQNTKEPYVEHVPLLGKNSSGLGPEVKEGNHVGALVNKHKDLNKQFDAATKQASENAAGEDSLQVDTYSKKIDVLDFSSENMAKGSHINHISDMDFCKNIVEADTHEVPLDDNHKDGITESNFAPSTKEAAPFRNSAEVESQIPTDVRRKKRSRKNLPKTLSGSNDPSHSLECADEGNPKEQHGDHRGIDKESHTRTSNHEDTAKLYSENPSAGNVGTPHRKRRRKSEKVELTNFQTNSYEPVSSLDNVANKQHSKGKLDGQEPQQLVVTTEIKSLPNTAVMDPMCPSIPDDTKSQRKKKRSAKVELQDHESTQQNFAHALVGEVAEEKAKKTLNNHDKELGKESNSLANNGEAAVLGGSTKVDTAICSISQGKSTHRRKRKSGKLYSSHDTSGSQITEVNFEKTSTIISRHPGGASDDVILPNKTEQNASHDNGLNVHSTGSFNNLSNKCEFSCNLAKTDNEENLKGALVSTSANLVKEFPLHMAHRNFDKAIEANESRELPDFDNDKINFVDAFCPIIVQHESVVSAHVSTPVDTEPKKQRKTKKKRKSNKHDSACDLVYPSEMDKHHMVNSGQLICDSGNQDLSDQIGQPTSKGFSNGKAHDDAAKRTTNCDVNAGAATSDFMPPTRLHDSNVEEKIQGNKPDTFRLSSHDEQSKHVYNSKEKASSSKAAAKSPDHHHANASVDLGNETCQPEKNVIVNVGAHAVQSPSKTSRVSHKETLADPVASSDSTEEDTPVQAKQYRLAVRKVPSKNFGEFSNSNKQESTLFTPGAIFNAATSDSSEDEFEFRNREVTELGAFDSSASSSDSDGDLENRKISGPKSAAYGSKDEGSDGDITLSQSLSVSRKGMPLGTILRSSSSYKKAKFLASQSQAEDSESQPVDVVPETQPESD; encoded by the exons ATGGCGATGGATCGCCCCTCTCTGCATCAACCACCGCACGCCACCGCTTTCCCCGTCTTCATCGATTCCAGCCTCGGCACCAACCTCGCCATGTCCGTGTCCCCAGACGACACCGTCGCCGATCTCAAGA GAAAAATAAGGATCGAACACACACTATGCTTTCCGGATGTTGGCGAAGTATCTGTCCAGGCATTAAAG GTGAAACGAAGAGGTGCATTCTATCATTTATCAAATACCATGCTTGTCAGAAGTGCTTTTGATGGTAGCAAGGCAACTTGGTTTCTTCATGTTGATGTTGTACCTACATCTATCTCGAAATGTCAAGGAACTGCAGAGCATTTTGAAAATCAGACTATGGAGCAGTTAGATGACAGTCATCAAATTCTTGTGGATCCTAGCCGGAACTTGGATGAGGATAGGCTTCCTGGTAGAAAGGATATTTCCGTTGATGATATGTCCAATGTGAACGAGAAGCATGCTGAGTTGGTTGGTCATGTTGATTTGTCAAAACAAAAACCTGGGAGTTGCCAGATTGAATGTCTCATGAATACTTCTTGTGATCAATTTGCTACACATAATCATAATGTTGAGCAATCCACACAGGTTCATCAATTAGAGAGGCCAGAAATTGACGTTGAAAACCAGGTGCATGAATCAGATGGTAGGGTCAAAGAAGCAACCAAATTGTCTGCTATTCCTAATTCTGGTCTGTCTTTTGATCAAGCAAATAAGGAGGGCAGAGAAAACAAAGTTCCAGAACTTGGAGATTTTGATGGTGAATCTGTTCCTGTTGGTACGGAAGGTAAATCCACAAAAAGGAATGATGTTGAACGGAATGATCATTTCATCAATGCGAATTCTGAACATGTTCTTTCAGGGAACAAAATGGGAAATCAGAGGAAAGCAAACTCTGTTGAGGAGCATACATCAACATATAATGTTGGAGGAGCTCTTGGTGGTAAAGCGACTTCCACAATGGGAAAACTTCCTAGTGAAGTTAATACGGTTGCAGGCAAAGCTATTTTGGTGTCTCCAGAAGAATTGTACAGTAAACTACGTGATGGTGACCCTAATTTGATAGAACATCGTACTGATgataaaaagaaaagcaaaaagagaAGACACTCTTCCAAGTCTCAACAAACTGAAGCGGCTTCTGATATGCAATCAAATGATCCTGACATGGCTTTGCCTCAAAATACTAAAGAACCATATGTTGAACACGTACCTTTGTTGGGGAAGAATTCCAGTGGTCTTGGACCAGAAGTTAAAGAAGGCAATCATGTAGGAGCATTAGTAAACAAGCACAAAGATCTGAACAAACAGTTTGATGCTGCCACTAAGCAAGCTTCTGAAAATGCTGCTGGTGAAGATTCATTGCAAGTAGACACTTACTCTAAAAAAATTGATGTCTTGGATTTCAGCAGTGAGAATATGGCAAAAGGTTCACATATAAATCATATCTCAGACATGGACTTCTGTAAAAATATAGTGGAGGCTGATACTCATGAAGTTCCCTTGGATGATAACCATAAAGATGGCATCACAGAGTCTAACTTTGCACCCAGCACTAAAGAAGCAGCTCCATTTAGAAATTCTGCAGAAGTTGAATCTCAAATTCCAACTGATGTCCGCAGAAAGAAAAGATCCAGGAAGAACTTACCCAAAACATTATCAGGTAGCAATGATCCTAGTCATTCTTTAGAATGTGCTGATGAAGGGAATCCCAAAGAACAACATGGAGATCATAGAGGCATTGATAAAGAATCACATACAAGAACTTCCAATCATGAGGATACTGCAAAGTTATATTCTGAAAATCCTTCTGCTGGTAATGTTGGAACGCCACATCGCAAGAGGAGAAGAAAATCTGAGAAAGTTGAATTGACCAATTTCCAGACTAATAGTTATGAACCTGTTTCTTCCTTGGACAATGTAGCAAACAAACAGCACAGCAAAGGGAAATTGGATGGCCAAGAACCACAGCAGTTGGTTGTCACTACAGAAATTAAGTCTCTTCCAAATACTGCAGTTATGGATCCCATGTGTCCTTCCATCCCTGATGATACAAAATCACaacgaaaaaagaaaagatctgctAAGGTTGAACTTCAGGATCACGAATCCACCCAACAAAACTTTGCCCACGCTCTGGTTGGAGAAGTTGCTGAAGAGAAGGCCAAGAAAACACTGAATAACCATGATAAAGAACTAGGTAAAGAATCGAACTCATTAGCTAATAATGGAGAAGCTGCAGTACTTGGAGGCTCTACAAAAGTAGATACAGCAATTTGTTCGATTTCTCAAGGTAAAAGTACACATCGCCGCAAGAGAAAGTCAGGAAAATTGTATTCGTCCCATGACACATCAGGAAGTCAGATTACTGAAGTGAATTTTGAGAAAACATCCACAATCATCAGTAGACATCCTGGTGGTGCTTCTGATGATGTTATTCTTCCAAATAAAACTGAGCAAAATGCATCTCATGATAATGGATTAAATGTGCATTCGACTGGATCTTTTAATAATTTATCCAATAAATGTGAATTTTCCTGCAATTTGGCAAAAACAGACAACGAAGAGAATTTGAAGGGAGCTTTGGTCAGCACTTCTGCTAATCTTGTTAAAGAATTTCCACTGCATATGGCTCATAGAAATTTTGACAAAGCTATTGAAGCAAATGAGTCTAGAGAACTTCCagattttgacaatgacaaaattaACTTTGTTGATGCTTTCTGTCCAATTATTGTCCAGCATGAATCTGTTGTTTCTGCACATGTTTCTACACCAGTTGACACTGAACCCAAGAAACAACGCAAGactaagaagaaaagaaaatcaaACAAGCATGATTCGGCTTGTGATTTGGTATACCCTTCAGAAATGGATAAACATCATATGGTAAATAGTGGACAGCTAATATGTGATTCTGGTAACCAGGATTTATCTGATCAAATTGGCCAGCCTACTTCTAAGGGATTCAGTAATGGAAAAGCACATGATGATGCTGCCAAGAGGACGACAAATTGTGATGTGAATGCTGGCGCTGCCACGTCTGACTTTATGCCTCCAACAAGGTTGCATGATAGCAATGTTGAAGAGAAGATTCAAGGTAACAAACCTGACACATTCCGGTTGTCATCACACGATGAGCAAAGCAAACATGTCTATAATTCCAAAGAGAAGGCATCTTCTTCGAAGGCTGCAGCTAAATCTCCTGACCATCACCATGCTAACGCCTCTGTTGACTTAGGAAATGAAACTTGCCAACCTGAGAAAAATGTAATTGTCAATGTAGGTGCTCATGCAGTTCAGAGTCCATCTAAGACTTCTCGAGTTTCTCACAAGGAAACTCTGGCTGATCCTGTAGCATCATCTGACAGCACGGAGGAAGATACACCAGTCCAAGCTAAACAATATAGACTTGCAGTTAGGAAAGTTCCAAGCAAAAATTTTGGGGAGTTCTCAAACAGTAATAAACAAGAGAGCACTTTATTTACCCCAGGTGCCATTTTTAATGCTGCTACAAGTGATAGTTCTGAAGATGAGTTTGAGTTCAGGAACAGAGAAGTCACTGAGTTAGGGGCCTTTGATTCTTCAGCTTCATCATCTGATTCTGATGGTGACCTTGAGAACAGAAAGATATCAG GACCTAAATCTGCAGCATATGGAAGTAAAGATGAGGGATCTGATGGAGACATCACTTTGTCACA ATCATTGAGTGTGTCCAGAAAGGGCATGCCACTGGGTACAATACTAAGATCTTCGAGCAGCTACAAAAAGGCCAAGtttcttgcttctcaatcacaaGCTGAAGACTCTGAGAGCCAACCTGTAGATGTCGTACCGGAAACGCAGCCGGAATCTGATTGA
- the LOC135615548 gene encoding putative pentatricopeptide repeat-containing protein At5g59200, chloroplastic: MLDCGCRLDSFSFTSALKACSNLLALEEGMALHGHVLKLGLGADIYIATSLMDLYGMCSQALDARKVFDHMPDKDVVAWNVMLSSYACLGMMRLAEQLFEEIPLRNVNSWTALICGFLECGDLSESMIAFHRMQLHGLKPDKVMVVTMLSAIADLGMLDSGKWFHEYVKKNEIAIDAYVGNARVDMYAKCGSIQDARLVFDEIIRKNISCYNSMIFGLAAHGLGEEALEILTDAERTGIGIDDITMTAVLTACSHSGLVEEGLKYFKTMQNVYGIEPKKEHYGCIVDLLGRAGRFDEAMQIIEITEDDSFILGTLAAACRTHGNLELANELVKNISKLDPTNCGFLVLQANAEAASGRWEEAVNVRRLIKDTRIKKRPSCSWIEVGNEVHKFVASDNSHLNSVKSARTMLTTPQSVRT, translated from the exons ATGCTCGACTGCGGTTGCCGCCTGGACAGCTTCTCCTTCACTTCCGCCCTCAAAGCTTGCTCGAATCTTCTCGCCCTCGAGGAAGGGATGGCCCTGCATGGTCATGTCCTGAAGTTGGGCCTGGGCGCCGACATCTACATTGCGACGTCGCTGATGGACCTTTATGGGATGTGTTCTCAAGCACTGGATGCTCGTAAGGTGTTCGATCACATGCCTGATAAAGACGTTGTGGCTTGGAATGTGATGCTCTCTAGCTACGCTTGCTTAGGTATGATGCGGCTCGCAGAACAGTTGTTTGAGGAGATTCCCCTGCGAAATGTTAACTCTTGGACTGCGTTGATCTGTGGGTTCTTGGAATGTGGAGATTTAAGCGAATCAATGATCGCCTTTCACCGAATGCAGCTACATGGTTTGAAGCCTGACAAAGTCATGGTTGTCACAATGTTATCTGCTATTGCTGATCTAGGAATGCTGGATTCAGGTAAGTGGTTTCATGAGTATGTGAAGAAGAATGAGATTGCAATTGATGCTTATGTTGGCAATGCACGCGTAGATATGTATGCTAAATGCGGCAGTATCCAGGATGCCAGACTAGTGTTCGATGAGATAATTCGAAAAAATATTTCATGCTACAATTCTATGATCTTCGGACTGGCTGCTCATGGACTAGGGGAGGAAGCTCTTGAAATATTAACAGATGCTGAGAGAACTGGGATTGGAATAGATGACATTACTATGACTGCGGTTCTAACTGCATGCAGCCACTCTGGCTTGGTCGAGGAAGGTCTGAAGTACTTTAAAACAATGCAAAATGTTTATGGCATTGAGCCTAAGAAGGAACATTATGGATGCATTGTTGATCTTCTGGGAAGAGCtggaagatttgatgaggcaatgcaGATCATAGAGATCACAGAGGATGATTCTTTCATATTGGGAACATTAGCTGCAGCTTGTAGGACTCATGGAAATCTTGAGTTAGCCAATGAACTAGTAAAAAACATCTCCAAGTTGGATCCAACAAATTGTGGGTTTCTAGTGTTGCAAGCTAATGCTGAAGCAGCTAGTGGGAGGTGGGAAGAGGCTGTAAATGTTAGAAGACTGATAAAGGATACTAGAATCAAGAAGAGGCCTAGTTGCAGTTGGATTGAAGTGGGAAATGAAGTGCACAAGTTTGTTGCTAGTGACAACTCTCATCTAAATTCAGTAAAGAGTGCGAG GACCATGTTAACAACACCTCAAAGCGTTAGAACTTAG